From Anaerococcus urinomassiliensis:
GTGACCAATCAGTTTACCTAATGACCATGCATGCGGCAAAGGGACTAGAATTCCCGGTTGTTTTTGTGGTTGGCATGGATGAAGGATTGTTTCCAGGCAAAAGGTCCATTGATGAAGGAAATATTGAGGAAGAACGTAGATTGTTTTATGTAGGAATTACAAGAGCTAGGGAAAAGTTATACTTAACTAGTAGTCAAGTTCGTAGAGCCTATGGGAAGCCAATATACTACAAGCCATCTCGTTTTATTGACGAAATCAGAGAAAATATAAATGAATTAGAAAATTCATCAATTGGACAATTCACCTCTAAATCTTTTGAAAGAGCATCAAATGAAGATTATATGAGGGAAAAGACAAGACAATCAGTACTTGATACAAAGTTAAAAGCACATAAAAAAAATGATGAAAACTACAAAATTGGAGACAAGGTAATGCATTCAAAGTGGGGCCAGGGCATGATTGTTCAGATAAAAGAAAATGAAGATGGTAATGAGTTGGTTGTTGCTTTTGAAAAAAAGGGATTAAAAAAACTTAACCAGGACTATGCTCCAATAATAAAGGTGTGATTATGGGAAAAATAGAAGAAATTAATGAATTAATAGAAAAAATAGAAGAATTAAACTATCATTATTACACCCTCGATGCACCCTTGGTTTCAGATGGTGAATATGACAAACTATACGATAGGTTAAAAGAACTTGAAGAAGAAACCGGATTTTCTCCAGACAATTCGCCTACCAAAAAAGTTGGTGGACAAGTACTAGAAAAGTTTGAGAAACACTTTCATATTTCAAGGCTATATTCTCAGGATAAGGCCCAGTCATTTGAAGATTTAGAAAACTGGATAGGAAGAATAAATAGACTTCGTGATACTTATAATGAAAGCCACGAAGATAAGCTTGATGATATAGAATACATCTTAGAATATAAATTTGATGGTCTAACAATTAACCTAACTTATGAAGATGGTAAATTAATAAATGCAGCTACTAGGGGTAATGGCAGTGTTGGAGAAGAGATATCTGCCCAGGTACATACTATAAAATCAGTGCCCAGAACTATCAAGGAGAAATCACTTTTAGAAATTCAAGGTGAAGCTTTGATGCCATTATCTGAGCTAGAAAGATATAATAAGGAAAATGAATTTCAGCTAAAAAATGCTAGAAATGCAGCGGCTGGAGCTCTCAGGAATCTAGATACAAATGAAACAAAAAAAAGAAATTTAACAGCCTATATATACAATATTTCAACTACAAATCTAGAATTTGATACTGAAGAAGAAATGTTAGATTTTTTAAAGGATCAAGGTTTTATCGTTCATCCCTACCATAAAAAAGTTAAAACTTATGATGAAATAATCAAAGAATTAGATAAAATAGAAGAAGAACGCAAAACTTTGGACATCTTAACAGATGGCGTTGTAATTAAGATTAATGATAAGAAAACTCAACAAGCTTTGGGTTATACAAACAAATTTCCAAGATGGTCACTGGCTTATAAGTTTGAAGCTGAAGAATACACAACAACGCTTTTAGATGTGGTTTGGAATGTTGGAAGGACTGGAAAAGTTACACCATCTGCTATTCTTGAACCAGTTGATTTTTCAGGAGTCACAGTATCTCGTGCAACATTAAATAATTATGATGATATATTAAGAAAAAAAGTTAAACTTGGGTCAAGAGTATTTATAAGAAGGTCAAATGACGTTATTCCAGAAATACTGGGAGTTGTTGATGAAAATCAAGAGGGTACAAAAGTAATAGAAAAGCCAAGTCATTGTCCGTATTGTGGCAGTGAGTTAATAGAGGGAAATGTTCATATTATTTGCCCAAACTCTTTATCTTGTACTCCACAACTACTAGCCAGGATTGAACATTTTGCATCTAGAAATGCCATGGATATTGAGGGACTTTCTGAAAAAACCATTGGTCAATTAATGGATGAACTTGGTATAAAAGAAGTTTATGATCTCTACGATCTTACCTATGATGATCTTATTGATTTAGAACGTTTTGGTCCTAAGAAAACAAAGAATCTATTAGATGCAATTGAAGCTAGTAAAGATGTTGATTTAAATAGATTTATATATGCAATTGGTATACCAAATGTAGGGGAGAGAACAGCTAGAGATTTAGCAAGTAAGTTTAAAAATTTTGCTAGTCTAAGAAAAGCAGAAGCTGGTGAATTAACACAAATCCCAGACATTGGAGAAATAACGGCAGAAAACATTGTGGAATTTTTTGCTGATACAAATATCAATGAAGCAATTGACTTGCTCTTATCAAAAGGAATAAAGATAAATGAAGATATCAATAAGGATTCAACAAATAAGCTAGAATCTTTAACCTATGTAATTACTGGAACTATTGATAACTACAAAAGAGATGATGTTAAAGAATTAATTGAGAAAAATGGGGGCAAAGTCACAGGCTCTGTTTCAAAAAAAACTGACGCTTTAATTTGTGGGGAAAACGCAGGTTCCAAGCTTGATAAGGCAAAAAGTTTAGATATTAAGATAATTGAAGGCAATGAACTAAAGGAATTTATGAACGAACTAGAAGGGAAGTAATATGGATACTAAAGAAGTTGAAAAGATTTATAATCTTTCCAATCTGAGCCTAGAAGGTAAGGATTTGGAGTCTATAACTGGAAAATTCAATCAAGTATTAGATTTTATTGAGGGGATTTTTGATGTAGATACTGAAGGTGTTCCTATGACAGAAAGTATTTATAATCACAAAGCAGTATTTAGAGAGGATGAGATTTTTGAAGAAATTTCAAGAGATGAAGCTCTTAAAAATGCTGGTGATAAAGAATTTGGATATTTTAGATTGGATTGGAAGTTATAGTGGAAATGATGAATATAGAAAATTTAGTAAATAAGTTTAAATCTGGTGAAATCTCAGTAAGCCAATATACAAAAGAAACTTTAGAAAAAATAAAAGAAAACAAATATAACGCATATATTTCTTATGACGAAGAAGATAGCTTGAAAAGAGCTGAGTACCTAGAAGAAAAACTTAAAAGTGGCGAAGAACTTGGCAAGTTATTTGGTCTGCCAATCACTATTAAAGATAATATTTCATATAAAAATATGAAAATGACCTGTGGATCAAAAATGCTTGAAGATTTCACACCAATATATAATGCCACAGTCATAGAAAATCTTTTGAAAGAAGATGCTATTATAATAGCAAAAACTAATATGGATGAATTTGCTATGGGAGCAAGTTCAAAAACATCATATTTTGGTATAGTAAAAAATAATTTGGACACTGAAAGAATCCCAGGTGGATCTTCATCAGGATCAGCCGTATCCGTATCAAGTGATGATGTTCTAGTATCAGTTGGAACAGATACAGGTGGATCAGTTAGGGGTCCAGCATCATATACAAATATAATTGGTTACAAACCAACTTACTCTCTAATGAGTAGGTATGGTGTAGTATCTATGTCAAATACCCTAGATCAAGTTTCATTGTTTGCAAAAAATATCGATGATTTAAGGACTTTGGCTAGTGTATCTTCATCTGCTGATAAACATGATATGACCTCTATACTAGAGCCATATGTTTACCAAAAAGAAAGCTATGATTTTAAAGGCAAAAAAATTGGATATATCTCCACAGAGAGTCACTTATACAATGGTATTGATGATACAGTAAAAAATGACTACCATAATGCCCTAGATAGACTCAAAAAACTTGGAGCAGAATTAATTGAAATAGAATTAAAATATGCTAAATTTGCCAATCCTGTTTACAATGTTGTAATGAGTTGTGAAGTTTCTTCCAATATGAGCAGATTTGATGGTGTGAGATTTGGCCATCAAACTAAAGATTATAAGGATGTAAATGAACTTTTCGTAAAATCAAGATCGGAAGGTTTGGGAGAAGAGGTCCAAAGAAGAATTGCCCTAGGTACTATGTATCTATCTGCCAACGATGGTCAAAAAATCTATAAAAAAGGTCTACAACTTAGAACATTGATAAAAGAAGAACTTGAAGAGTATTTCAAAGAATTAGATTTGATTGTTACTCCAACAACAACTAATCTACCACCAAAAATCAGCGAGAATAACGATGATCCACTAAGCGATTTCAGAGCTGATGGTTTTAACGTAATTGTAAATTTGGCTGGAATGTGTGGTATTTCCGTTCCAGTAAGAGATGGAATTTCAGGATCTATCCAATTCATAGGAGATAGATTTGATGATAATAGCATTATCAATGCTGCACAAGGATTTTTAGAGGAGGAATAATGACTACAAAAACAATAATAGGACTTGAAATCCACGTAGAATTATCTACAAAAACAAAAATGTTTTGCTCCTGTAAAAATGAATTTGGAGCAGTACCAAATACTCATGTATGCCCAGTATGTTTAGGTCATCCTGGTGCGCTTCCTGTAGTAAATAAAAAGGCAGTTGAACTTGCTATTACCGCAGGTCTTGCATTTAATTGCGATATAGCTAAAGATCAAAAAATGGATAGAAAAAAATATTTCTACCCAGACTTAACTAAAGGCTATCAAATAACACAATTTGACAAACCATTTGCTACTAATGGATATATAGAGCTTAAAAATGGTAAAAAAATTGGTCTTATAGAAATTCATATGGAAGAAGATACTGGTAAGTCTAACCATGATGAGGAAAATAGAGCTCTTATGGACTATAACAGAGCAGGAGTTCCATTGATTGAAATAGTAACAAAACCTGACATAAATTCACCAGATGAGGCTCGTGAATTTGTAGAAACATTAGCATCAACTTTAAAATTTTTAGGGATTTCTGATTGTATAATGGCTCAAGGTTCTATGCGTGTGGATGTCAATATAAATATGGTTGACGAAGAAACTGGTAATAAGACTGCTATCTCTGAAATCAAGAACATGAACTCTATAAAGGCTATAGAAAATGCTCTAGCATTTGAAGAAGAACGTCATAGGGGACTTTTAGCAATTGGAGAAAGTGGAATAAAAGAAACTAGACGTTGGGATGATGAAAAGCTTCAAACAATCCACATGCGTGATAAACTTCTTGAAAATGATTATAGATTTTCAGTAGATGGAGATATACCTGAAATAAAAATTGAAGACAGCTTCATTGAAAATTTAAAAAATAATCTACCAGAACTCCCAAACAAAAAAGAAAGAAGATACATTAAAGAATACTCTTTAAGTGAATACGACGCTAACCTTTTAGCAAATGATAGAAACCTTGCTAATTTATTTGAAGAAACTAATAAAATAATAAAAGATCCAAAAATAGTAGCAAATTGGATACTTACAGAATTATCTAGAAGACTTAATGAAAATGAAATATCAGCAGATCAAATGAACCTATCAATTGAAAACTTCGCTAAGCTAATTAACCTTGCCAAGGATAATAAAGTCAACAATAATGTTGCTAAAAAACTTCTAAGAGAAATTTTCGAATCAAACGAGGATCCTGAAAAATTAGCTGAAGACAGAAATCTACTACAAATTTCTGATAGTAATTTCTTAGAAGAAATTGTAGATGAAGTTTTAGCTGAAAATCCAGAATCTATTGAAGATATAAAAAATGGAAAAGATAGAGCCTTTGGTTTCTTAGTAGGCCAAGCTATGAAGAAAACTAAGGGTAAGGGAAATCCTGTCGAAATAAATGAATTGCTTAAAGAAAAAATAGGAGAATAGGAGTGGGTTACACTCCTTTTTTGGAATATGAAAACACTTATCAAAAATACATCAATCCTTGATATGCTTAGTCCCGATATTATAAAGGGAGATATTTATATTGAAGATGACAAAATAATAGAAGTGGGATCTTTAGAAAAATTTAAAGCTGATAAAGTCATTGATGGTACGAATTTTCTAACCATGCCAGGCTTTATCAACTGCCATACCCATGTTGCTATGAGTTACTTTAGAAATTATGGCAATGATACTGATTTGATGACATGGATAAATGATTATATATTTCCTGCCGAAGAGAATCTAAATACAGATATTGTATACAATGCATCGCTTTTATCTTTCGCTGAGATGATAAAATCTGGAACAACAAGTTTTGCTGATATGTATTTTTTTGAAGAATCTACTATAATGGCTTTGGAAAAAGGGAAATTAAGAGCTCAAATTTCAAGAGGCCTATCTTCACCCGATTCTAGTGACTTTAGGATTAATGAAAATATCAATTTGTATAAAAATTTTAACGGCAAAGAAGGTAGAATTGAGGTCGCTTTAGGTCCACATGCTGTCTATACAACTGACAAGAAATATCTTAAAAAGATTGCAGAATATGCAAAAAGATATAAAATGCCTATACATATTCACCTATCAGAAACTAAATTTGAAAATGACCAGTGCATGAAAAAATATGGTCAAAGTCCAACAGAAGTATTTGATGAATGTGGGATATTCGAAAATAGGACTATAGCAGCCCATGGTGTATATCTAAGCGATAAAGATATAAAAATTTTAAGTGAAAAAAATATTTCTATAGTGCATAACCCATCAAGTAATCTAAAGCTATCATCAGGTATATTAGATGTAAAGAGACTGATGAGTGCTGGAATAAATGTATGTTTAGGAACAGACTCAGCAGCAAGCAACAATAAGCAATCAATGCTAAAAGAAATTGAATTGGCTGCACTTCTCGCAAAGTACCATTCTCCAGATGCTTTAAAGGCATTTGATATTTTGAAGATGGCTACTATTAATGGTGCGAAAGCTTTGGGTCTTTCAGATGAAATTGCTAGCATAGAAAAAGGCAAAAAAGCAGATCTTATAATGTTGGATTTAGATAACATAAATCATTTACCATCCAATGATATACTAAGCTCTATTTGTTATTCAACTTATGAAGAAGATATAAAATATGTGTTTATAGATGGGGATTTAGTCTTAGATAATAGAAAACTAATATACTTAAATGAGGATCAGATAAAAGAAAAAGCAAAAAGTCTATCAAGGGAATTAATATGATAGGCATAGATTTAGTTAATATAGAAAAATTTTCAAAAAAAACCAACATTTTAAATACTTTTACCGAAAATGAAATTTCTCATGCAGCAAGTAAAGTAAATACAAATGAATCTTTGGCCGGTATTTATGCCGCAAAAGAGGCTATAATAAAGGCATGTGGATTGAATCTATACTATATATTAAGAAAAAAAATCGAAATTAAGTATGAAAACGACAAGCCAGTTGCCTATATCAACGGTCAAGAAAGTAAGGTAGATATTTCCATAAGCCATGACGGATCTTATGCTATTAGTGTTTGCTCTACTACGTATAATGGTTTACACTTAGTAGATGATGAAGTTAAAAATATTTTACCAAAAAGAAATTCGGATACTCACAAGGGAACATATGGTAAAATTGGATTTTTAGGCGGAAGCCCTGGTATGGCAGGATCAATATATATGGCAAGCCTTGCAGCCCTAAGATCTGGTGCAGGCCTTACTTATATTCTTGCCCCAGAATCTATAGCAGATATTCTTGCTATTAAATCAAATGAACAAATAATAAAAGAAATATCTTGCAATAGTTTTTGCTACAAAGAAAACATAAAAGCTCAGATAATATCTGCTAGCAAAAATTTAGATGTTCTAGCTATTGGTCCAGGTATGGGTCAAGCTAAGGATTTACATATATTAATTGATGAAATTATCAAAAATACCAAAATGAAACTTGTCATTGATGCTGATGGTATCAATGCTATTAGTAATGATTTAACTATACTAAATGTAAATAGAGAAATTATATTAACACCACATTTAGGTGAATTTTCTAGATTAATCGGACTTTCTATTGATGATATCAAGAAAGATAAAATAAATTTAGCGAAAAAGTTTGCAAAAACTTATAATGTCATTTTGGTATTAAAAAGCAATGAAACAATTATAACTGATGGTGATAGATTGTACATAAATAAAATAGGAAATCCTGGGATGGCAACAGCTGGAAGTGGAGATGTTTTAACTGGTATAATCTCTTCGCTGTTAAAAAGACTACAAGCCTATGATGCTGCCCTTTTGGGGGTATATATCCATTCATTAGCTGGAGATTTAGCAGCTGAAGATCTAGGCGAAGAATCTATCATTGCAAGCGATGTAATTAATCACCTAGCAGATGCATTTAAATTATTAAGGAATTCATATGGAGTCATATCTTAATGTTAATTTAGATTACATAGATAAAAATATAGATAATATAAGAGCATTAAAACCCAATAAATTATTTTGTGCAGTACTTAAAGCCAATGCATATGGTCTAGGTCTTGTTCCTATAGCTCAATCAATTGAGGGTAAAGTTGACTACTTTGCAGTAGCAAGGTTGGAAGAGGCAATTTGCCTTAGAAAGAGTGGTATAAAAAAACCAATCATGCTATTAGGTTATGTAGCCTACAATGAGGTTGATGAATGCATTAAATATGATGTTGATATACCAATCTACGACCTTTCATATGCTAAAAAGATCAATGATAATATAAATAATCAAGTTAATGTACATATAGCTATTGATAGTGGACACGGGCGATTGGGTTTTAGAGAAAATCAGACTGACGATATTTTAGTTTTGAAAAATCTACATAACTTAAATATTATAGGTATTTTTAGCCATTATTCAACAGCTGATGAACCGGACTCTACATTTACAAATTTACAAAATGAAAGATTTCAAGAAATCTTAAGAAATACTAGTAGTGAATTTAATTTTAAGTACATACATATAGAAAACAGTGCTGGATCCATAAATGTAAAAAGCCAAAGCAATATGATTAGAGTAGGCTTGGCTTTATATGGATTATATCCATCTGTCGACATGAAAAATAAGGTAAAATTATATCAGTCTTTTGAATTGAAAACACATATTTCTTTTGTAAAGAATGTAGAAAAAGGAATCCCAATTTCATATGGTCGTACTTATGTAACAGAAAAAAATATGAAAATCGCCACCATTCCTATAGGATATGCTGATGGTTTTTTAAGAGCGTTTTCTAATCTAGGAGAAGTTCTAATCAAGGGTAAGCTTTGTAAGATCCTAGGTAGGGTATGCATGGATCAAATCATGGTTGATGTTACAGGTCTTGATGTAAATATTGATGATGAGGTTATCATATATTCTGATATATATAAAGAAGCTAATAAAGTCAATACCATTACATATGAACTATTGACAGATATAGGTATGAGGATACCACGCGTCTATATAAAAAATGGTAAAATAATAGATATAATTAATTATTTAGGAGAAATCTATGAAAATTAAAAGAGGAGATTTATTCTATGCAGATTTATCTCCCGTGGTTGGCAGCGAGCAGGGGGGAGTAAGGCCTGTAATTGTCGTACAAAACGATGTAGGCAATAAATATTCGCCAACTATTATAGTGGCTCCAATAACTAGTCAACTAAATAAAGCAAAACTTCCTACTCATGTGAAGATTAAGGGCAATGAATTTGGTCTTCCAAAAAATAGTGTAGCTCTTCTTGAACAATTAAGAACAATAGATAAGAGAAGGTTACGCGAAAAAATAGGTGCATTTGATAACAATGTCATGGTAAAGATTAATGAAGCCATAGCTATATCCTTAGATATAATAAGTGATTATTAAAAAAGGTGCCGTTGCAAATATATAAACTGCAACAACACCTTTATTTTTATGCACCGATTTTTACTTGATCATCTACAATCATATGAGCTAGGACATCGGGGTTACCACAACCTGTAGTAAGCACTACGTCCATATCGCCAGCTATATCGTATATATAATCTCTTGCTTTTTCAAAAGTTCCAATATATTTAGCATTTATTCCTTTTTTTACTAAGGCATCAACCACATCTTTAGAATGGATTGTCGGGTCAAACTTTTCTCTAGCCGCATATATATCTGTAATGATGACTTCATCACAAGCATCAAAACAATTTAAAAAATCGTTAAACAATGTTTTGGTCCTACTATAAGTATGTGGCTGCCACACACAAACTAACTTACCTTCTGTATGTTCTCTTAAAGCTTCTAAGGTTACTTCTATCTCTGATGGGTGGTGGCCGTAATCAGTCATAATAGTTGCAGTATTAACGTGTCCTATTATTTCCATTCTTCTTTTCAAACCAGAATATTCTTTGATATTTTCTTTTATAGTTTCTAGATCTATGCCGTTTTCATATGTTGAAATAATAGCGGCCATGGCATTGTTAATATTATGTCTACCAATAACTCCAAGTTCAAAATGTTCAACTAAGCCATTTTTCATCTTTAAATCAAAGTTAGGCCTACCAATTTCATCAAATTTAATATTATGTGCCACATAGTCTGCATCATAATTTTCTTGAGCATAGGTTATTAGCTCACCCTTAACAGAATCAATTATTAATCTATTGTTAGCTTCATTTAAATTTAGAATTGTTTTGGAATTTTCATCTTGATTTTGCAAGTAATATTTAAAAGTGTCAACTATATCATCTAAGTTTTTATAATAATCTAGGTGGTCTTCGTCTATATTTAAGACAATTACAGTCTGAGGATAATAATATCTAATATTGCCTTTGTATTCACAAGCCTCTGTAACAAGATATTTTTGATCGCCTACATGTACATTACCTTTCATTTCATCTAGTTCTCCACCGAGAAGAATAGTAGCATCCTCTTTGGAGTTTAGCAAGATTTTTGAAATCATACTAGTTGTTGTAGACTTGCCGTGAGAACCAGAAACGGCAATTGAATTTTCGTAGTTTCTCATTAATGCACCTAGAAAAACTCCTCTACTAACAACAGGTATATCTAATTTTCTAGCTGCTATAATTTCCTCATTATCATCTAAAATAGCATCAGTGTAAATCACTAAATCAGGATTATCTATATTATCCTTGCTCTGGCCTATATAAATTTCTGCACCCTCATCTTTTAGATGCTTAGTAATTTCTGTAAGTGACCTGTCAGAGCCAGACACTTCATATCCTTTATTTAACAACAAAGAAGCGATACCGCTCATCGAAATACCGCCTATTCCTATAAAATGAACCTTTTTAAAATCATGTTCATTTAAATTAAATTCAAACATTATATCTCCTAATTAGTTTATCTTATGGGTTTATATCATATATCATATGCTTTTTTAATTTACTTGTAAAGTACTTTGACCTGTGTTAACATAAAATTAGAAAATTATGACGGAGGCTTAAATGAAATATGTAATTGGAAATGATCATGGTGGTCTAGATTTAGTTGAAATAGTAAAGGAAACATTAGAGTCGCTCGGACATGAAGTTATTCACGTTGGCACTACCGGTAAAGAAAGTGTTGATTATCCGGATTATGCAAACCTTGCTTGTCAAAAAGTTTTAGATAATGAAGCTGATTTTGCAATACTTATTTGTGGTACTGGCATAGGAATGAGCATATCAGCAAACAAAATATCTGGTATTAGAGCTGCTGCAGTCTCCGAAACTTATTCTGCAAGAATGAGTAGAGCACATAACAACGCAAACTGTCTTTGCATAGGAGCTAGAGTTATAGGCAGTGAAACAGCAAAAATGATAATAGAAGAATTTGCTAAGACAGATTTTGAAGGTGGACGCCACCAGAAAAGAGTTGACAAAATTACTAATTTAGAATCTAATAATTAAGTTGTATTTAAAAAATTAGTTAAAAATGATATCATATAATTAATGAAGTTTTAAAAAGGAGACTTAAATGAATATACCTACACCACATATTTCGGCAAAAAGTCCAGATGAGATAGCGAGCACTGTATTAATGCCCGGAGATCCTCTTAGGGCAAAATATATTGCAGAAAACTTCTTGGAAAATGTAACTCAATTTAATAATACTCGTGGAATGCTTGGTTTTACTGGATATTATGGAGGAAAGAGAGTTTCTGTAATGGGTTCTGGAATGGGAATTCCATCATCAATGATTTATTATAATGAATTATTTGGTGGATATGATGTTGATACAATTATTAGAATTGGCACAGCTGGTTCAATGCAAGAAAATATAAAACTACATGATATAGTAATTGCTACAAGCGCTTGTTCAGAAAGCTCAATAAATGATAATCTATTTGCAAATATAAACTTTTCACCAACCCCAGATTTTGACTTAATGCTAGAAGCTTATAATAAGTCAGTAGATTTAAATTACACAACACACTGTGGACAGGTTCATAGTTCGGATCAATTCTATAGTGAATTACCTGAAGGTGTTTTTGAAAATCTAAAAAAATACGGGGTTTTATGCGTTGAAATGGAGTCATATGGTCTATATATGACTGCAAGAAAATATGGTAAGAAGGCACTAGGTATATTTACTATTAGTGATTCACTAGTTGAAAATGTAGCTGATAGTGCAGAAAACAGAGAGAAATCATATACAGATATGATGAAGTTAGCATTAGAAATCGCTTAGGAAAATTTATGATAAAAACAATAATATTAGCAGCAGGTGAAGGGACTAGGATGAAGTCCCACAAATCTAAAGTATTACACAAATTACTCAATAGAGAAATGATAAAATATGTAGTAGAATCTTCAAAATTAGACGAATCTCAAACTATTATCATTGCTGGCAAAAATAAAAACGACTTAGAAGAAATTTTTACAGATGAAATTATTATTGAACAAAAAATAGGGGAATCTTATCCTTATGGAACTGGCTATGCTGCCTCTCTTGCAATAAATAATATTGAAGATGAGGATACGGTTTTAGTTTTAAATGGGGATATACCACTAATTACAAAAGCTTCCATCAAAGAATTTGTAGACAATCACATTTCATCAAATTCTTGCGCTTCTGTATTATCTACTAGAGTTATTAATCCTATAGGATATGGGCGCATAATAAGAGATGAAAAAGGAGAATTTATTGGCATAGTTGAGCATAAAGATCTTGATTTATCCCAGAATTCTATTGATGAGATAAATACAGGAATATATGCTTTTAATGGTAAATGCTTTAAAAAATCAGTAACATGCTT
This genomic window contains:
- a CDS encoding amidase family protein; translated protein: MNIENLVNKFKSGEISVSQYTKETLEKIKENKYNAYISYDEEDSLKRAEYLEEKLKSGEELGKLFGLPITIKDNISYKNMKMTCGSKMLEDFTPIYNATVIENLLKEDAIIIAKTNMDEFAMGASSKTSYFGIVKNNLDTERIPGGSSSGSAVSVSSDDVLVSVGTDTGGSVRGPASYTNIIGYKPTYSLMSRYGVVSMSNTLDQVSLFAKNIDDLRTLASVSSSADKHDMTSILEPYVYQKESYDFKGKKIGYISTESHLYNGIDDTVKNDYHNALDRLKKLGAELIEIELKYAKFANPVYNVVMSCEVSSNMSRFDGVRFGHQTKDYKDVNELFVKSRSEGLGEEVQRRIALGTMYLSANDGQKIYKKGLQLRTLIKEELEEYFKELDLIVTPTTTNLPPKISENNDDPLSDFRADGFNVIVNLAGMCGISVPVRDGISGSIQFIGDRFDDNSIINAAQGFLEEE
- a CDS encoding amidohydrolase; amino-acid sequence: MKTLIKNTSILDMLSPDIIKGDIYIEDDKIIEVGSLEKFKADKVIDGTNFLTMPGFINCHTHVAMSYFRNYGNDTDLMTWINDYIFPAEENLNTDIVYNASLLSFAEMIKSGTTSFADMYFFEESTIMALEKGKLRAQISRGLSSPDSSDFRINENINLYKNFNGKEGRIEVALGPHAVYTTDKKYLKKIAEYAKRYKMPIHIHLSETKFENDQCMKKYGQSPTEVFDECGIFENRTIAAHGVYLSDKDIKILSEKNISIVHNPSSNLKLSSGILDVKRLMSAGINVCLGTDSAASNNKQSMLKEIELAALLAKYHSPDALKAFDILKMATINGAKALGLSDEIASIEKGKKADLIMLDLDNINHLPSNDILSSICYSTYEEDIKYVFIDGDLVLDNRKLIYLNEDQIKEKAKSLSRELI
- the gatB gene encoding Asp-tRNA(Asn)/Glu-tRNA(Gln) amidotransferase subunit GatB, translating into MTTKTIIGLEIHVELSTKTKMFCSCKNEFGAVPNTHVCPVCLGHPGALPVVNKKAVELAITAGLAFNCDIAKDQKMDRKKYFYPDLTKGYQITQFDKPFATNGYIELKNGKKIGLIEIHMEEDTGKSNHDEENRALMDYNRAGVPLIEIVTKPDINSPDEAREFVETLASTLKFLGISDCIMAQGSMRVDVNINMVDEETGNKTAISEIKNMNSIKAIENALAFEEERHRGLLAIGESGIKETRRWDDEKLQTIHMRDKLLENDYRFSVDGDIPEIKIEDSFIENLKNNLPELPNKKERRYIKEYSLSEYDANLLANDRNLANLFEETNKIIKDPKIVANWILTELSRRLNENEISADQMNLSIENFAKLINLAKDNKVNNNVAKKLLREIFESNEDPEKLAEDRNLLQISDSNFLEEIVDEVLAENPESIEDIKNGKDRAFGFLVGQAMKKTKGKGNPVEINELLKEKIGE
- the ligA gene encoding NAD-dependent DNA ligase LigA, whose protein sequence is MGKIEEINELIEKIEELNYHYYTLDAPLVSDGEYDKLYDRLKELEEETGFSPDNSPTKKVGGQVLEKFEKHFHISRLYSQDKAQSFEDLENWIGRINRLRDTYNESHEDKLDDIEYILEYKFDGLTINLTYEDGKLINAATRGNGSVGEEISAQVHTIKSVPRTIKEKSLLEIQGEALMPLSELERYNKENEFQLKNARNAAAGALRNLDTNETKKRNLTAYIYNISTTNLEFDTEEEMLDFLKDQGFIVHPYHKKVKTYDEIIKELDKIEEERKTLDILTDGVVIKINDKKTQQALGYTNKFPRWSLAYKFEAEEYTTTLLDVVWNVGRTGKVTPSAILEPVDFSGVTVSRATLNNYDDILRKKVKLGSRVFIRRSNDVIPEILGVVDENQEGTKVIEKPSHCPYCGSELIEGNVHIICPNSLSCTPQLLARIEHFASRNAMDIEGLSEKTIGQLMDELGIKEVYDLYDLTYDDLIDLERFGPKKTKNLLDAIEASKDVDLNRFIYAIGIPNVGERTARDLASKFKNFASLRKAEAGELTQIPDIGEITAENIVEFFADTNINEAIDLLLSKGIKINEDINKDSTNKLESLTYVITGTIDNYKRDDVKELIEKNGGKVTGSVSKKTDALICGENAGSKLDKAKSLDIKIIEGNELKEFMNELEGK
- the gatC gene encoding Asp-tRNA(Asn)/Glu-tRNA(Gln) amidotransferase subunit GatC, giving the protein MDTKEVEKIYNLSNLSLEGKDLESITGKFNQVLDFIEGIFDVDTEGVPMTESIYNHKAVFREDEIFEEISRDEALKNAGDKEFGYFRLDWKL
- a CDS encoding NAD(P)H-hydrate dehydratase, with translation MIGIDLVNIEKFSKKTNILNTFTENEISHAASKVNTNESLAGIYAAKEAIIKACGLNLYYILRKKIEIKYENDKPVAYINGQESKVDISISHDGSYAISVCSTTYNGLHLVDDEVKNILPKRNSDTHKGTYGKIGFLGGSPGMAGSIYMASLAALRSGAGLTYILAPESIADILAIKSNEQIIKEISCNSFCYKENIKAQIISASKNLDVLAIGPGMGQAKDLHILIDEIIKNTKMKLVIDADGINAISNDLTILNVNREIILTPHLGEFSRLIGLSIDDIKKDKINLAKKFAKTYNVILVLKSNETIITDGDRLYINKIGNPGMATAGSGDVLTGIISSLLKRLQAYDAALLGVYIHSLAGDLAAEDLGEESIIASDVINHLADAFKLLRNSYGVIS